A stretch of DNA from Candidatus Kapaibacterium thiocyanatum:
GGACCTGCTCGAAGATCTCGAGAGGTGCCTTGAAATTCTTCTTCGGCGCGTCCATCGCCTGCAGCGTGACGGAAGCACCACGGCTGTGGAGAAAGTCGTAGAGCTTGATGGCATGCTGGGTCTCTTCCTGCCACTGCAGCTTCATCCAGTGGGCGAATCCAGGAAGGTTGTTCTCCGTGAACCAAGCGGCCATGGCCAGATACAGGTATGCCGACTTGAATTCGGCACAGATCTGGTCGTTGATGGCACCTACGAGTTTGGTTTTCATGGCTTGCTCCGGGGAAAATGGCACTACGTTGACGTTCGTCAGGGGACGATATTAGCAAAAGGCTGGGAATGCCCG
This window harbors:
- a CDS encoding ferritin, translated to MKTKLVGAINDQICAEFKSAYLYLAMAAWFTENNLPGFAHWMKLQWQEETQHAIKLYDFLHSRGASVTLQAMDAPKKNFKAPLEIFEQVRKHETMITERINALYELAVQEKDYPLQIVLQWFINEQVEEESQVMEIVERLKLIGSDGPSIYLFDRQLAGRATTASSTKE